In Desulfitibacter sp. BRH_c19, a single window of DNA contains:
- a CDS encoding methionine sulfoxide reductase — translation MNGVISTKVGYAGGTTINPTYRNMGDHTESLEIEYNPTVISYDEIVDFFWNSHNPTSEPWSKQYMSIAFYHSNLQKEVLLTLKKEQELKKGKKIYTELMEADMFYSAEDYHQKYYLQGVSELMKELLALYPNFNDFVKSTAAAKINGYVAGYGSIENLKLEIDSFGLSNKGQEHLTRLVKKLI, via the coding sequence TTGAATGGAGTCATAAGCACAAAGGTAGGGTATGCAGGAGGAACAACAATTAATCCTACATATAGAAATATGGGAGACCATACTGAATCATTGGAGATTGAATATAATCCTACTGTTATAAGTTATGATGAAATAGTAGATTTCTTTTGGAACAGTCATAATCCAACTAGTGAGCCATGGTCAAAGCAGTACATGTCTATAGCTTTTTACCATAGTAATCTACAGAAAGAAGTCTTACTTACCTTGAAAAAGGAGCAGGAGCTTAAGAAGGGTAAAAAAATATATACGGAATTGATGGAAGCAGATATGTTCTACTCGGCAGAGGATTATCACCAGAAATACTATCTACAAGGAGTAAGCGAACTGATGAAAGAATTGCTAGCACTTTATCCTAACTTTAATGACTTTGTAAAATCAACAGCAGCAGCAAAGATTAATGGTTATGTTGCTGGTTATGGTTCTATTGAAAATCTAAAACTTGAGATAGATAGTTTTGGCTTATCAAACAAAGGGCAGGAACATCTCACGAGATTGGTAAAGAAATTAATATAG